The genomic region CATAGGAGGAGGTGCCTGACCATAAAACACTTGTTGTCCAATACCTGGACCACCAGGGGAATAAATCTGCATACGAGGCCCAACAGATGGTGGCATTGCCCCCGGTCTCATTTGGGAAAACTGAGCCTGTTGGCATCATGGCACAAGTAACAGTTAAcaggaatatataaaattccAAAAGGCATAATCTAAATCTTAGATCATAGGATGCATAACAGTTAAAAGCGCAGACATATATGTGCATTTCTTTGTCTATTATACAGTTAAAAGCGCAGACATATAACagggggaaaaaaaaactatcgtaAAGTTAATCACACATGCAATGTTATTTATAGCGTATGAAGAAAAATATGATAACTAAATCCAATCTCTTTTTAAGTAAGAATCATGAGTCAGGTGACTCGGACATCGAACATCTAGATGCATCGCTTTGTTAGTGATGGGAACTGTAAACAGACATGTCATTTCCACTCAACATTGACAGGTCAAATTGCTTAAGATCGTGAAATAAACAAACGAAAGAGCCTGCCCAAGGCATATTTAAGAGGACAAACCTGGAGTATCGCCCTTCTGTCCTCTTTTCTCTGAGCAACAGCAACATAGAGAGGTTTGTTTTCAATCATTTTACCACTCATCTCTGACATCTGTACAGATAATACCCACTGTTAGTAAGAGCTGAAGAGATATCTTTGCTCATGTATGGGCTCCGCACTATATTACAATTGGCTTACAGCTTTGCTTGCTTCTTCAGGAGTTGAGAATGCTACAAAACCAGAGCCCCTGCTTATGCCATTCGGATCCCGCATCACCTGTTATTGTTTTCGAGAAGGGGAATTTATATAGGCAACCAACAGGGCATAGTAAAATTAAGATTAGCAGGGAAGGGGAATATTGGACCTTGCAAGATGTAACAGTGCCATAAGGTGTAAAAAGCTCCTTCAGTTTCTCGTCAGAGATACTGTCATCTAAATTCTTAACATACAAGTTAGAGCTTTGAAACTTGTCTGCAGCTTCCCTTAAACTCTGCTCATACCGAACCTTTAGTTCCGTTTCCCTTTCAGACTTCTTTTGGGCCCTACCAACAAACCATTCCTTATCATTAAATGTCTTCCCATTCAGAGCTTCCACAGCCTTAGCAGCATCATCGGCATTGTCAAAGTTAACAAAACCAAAGCCCTTTGACTTCCCATCTCCATCTTTCATCACCACCGCACTTGTAATATTTCCAAACTCACCAAAAGTGTTCTTCAAATCATCATCAGTAGTTGATTCAGCAAGATTCTTCACATACACATTGGTGAATTTTGTTACGTTAGCGGTAGAGTCTCTTTCTTGCCTCCTGAGGAAAGGTCCGACATACACTTGCTTATCATTCAGTAACATGCCGTTCAATTGAGCCATAGCTTTCTGGGCAGATTCCTCAGTTTCATATTGCACAAACCCATAGCCTTTCGATTGCCCTGAAGAATCCACAGCTACCTTGCACGAGATAATGTTCCCAAACGCAGAAAACGTATCATGCAACGCTTTGTGGTCTATGGACTTGTCAAGATTCTGCCATATATAACCAAGTTTAGCAcaggaaaagaagagaaaagtcAAAAGGAAAGCAGCAAAATTGTCATTGTTCCAAGGGAAAAAGGAAGAGTTCAGTATCCCAATTCTATAAAGATTACAGAACAAAAAGGACAAAATCTTTGTTGGAAGAGGATTGCAATTGGTGGGATGTTGAAAAAAATAGAGGCAAGAGAATACCTTGATGAATATGTTTCCTGCACCACTTCGGCGAACACTAGGATCACGATGAGAGTACATAACCCTGACAGGTTTTCCATTAAGAGGAATGTAGTTCATTTCTTGAATCGCTCTTGCAGCTGCCAGAAGAAACGGTCAACATAAAGTCCCATCAAAGGTCAGAATCACACATAGCAACCTTTAGCAAGGATAAATTTGGATAGCAAAAACAATCCACAGAAACCAACATTACAAAAGGGCACATTTGTTACTTGATGCAATTTCTGTTTTAAGGCAAAAGGCACTTTCTAAACAAGAAACAACTATACAAACTGATTTTCTTGAACCTTATCAAATGTAGGAAATATCCACTTAGAGCATATGCAACAATGATAGAGGCACAATCTTTATTTATTCAGTTTCTGCTTAAGACAATCTGAATACACTCTATAAACAACAGACAATTGAAAAAGACCAGACTCTGAAAAAAGACAACAAATATTCATATGAATTTCCTGAACCCAATCTTGGTAACAGATATAGTGCACACTATACCCCCAAAATAGTAGTGTCTTAATCTTGATAAAAACCCTGAATAAGAAAACCTTTTTCAATCTACACTATCTTCCTAACACAGTAATACACAAGTGAGAAATACAGAATAGCTTTTTTatcttcaaacaaaataaagttaaaatgcAAAGAATATGGTATCAATTTGAATCTTGCAATAATACCAAAATCAATAACCCTAatcaagagaagagaagagaagccTAACCATCTTGAGGAGTGGCGAAGTTGACATATCCATAACCGAGAGATCTCCGAGTAGCCAAATCCCGACAGACACGAACGGTCACAACTTGACCCATCTGGCTAAACGCCTCGAAGAGCTGCGCGTCCGTGACATTCGCATGCAGATCTCCAACATAAAGCGACGTCGTACCGCCCGCTGTTCCCGAACCGTTTGGATTCTGACCTTGAGGTTGAACCTGagccataatttttttttggtttttggaacttttttattcttttttttgggtgtgtttttttttttttttttttggctttgcTCTTCTCTCCCCCTCTCGTTTATTTCAGAGCAATCAAGATCAAAAGAGAGCAACAGAGAGAAACTGAAGCGGAGAAGATAATTTGGTGAGTTTTCTTAGGTCTTTTTCTTTAAGAGTTTTATGGATATAAAAGAGGGGAGAAGACAAGGGTAAAAGCAGTTGCCGGCGGCAAAGCCTGCGGCGGCGCGTGCGATATCGAAGATAGTTTGGTGAGAGATTCGGGGGAATCTGAAGACAACTGCGAAGAGGAAAGAGAGACACCGCGTTTCCtgtttatggttttttttataGTTACTATACTTTAATCGAATCCTAGAAATGTCAAAGAGGTGTGTGCCACAAATCTGAACCGTTGGTTCGGTTCTTAAATAGACATTGGGATTTACAGTTCGCAAATTGACTGATGAGTGATGAATTTATTAGGTTCAAAAGGAAATCGGAAAATCCttcattatttatatttattggattagattttaattttgtcAAACCATATTTGTCTTTATTTATTCAGTGACTCTCCTGAAATATACTGTTACTCAATCTTACAGATTCactttatatttgatttaataattataaattgatttctatttaaattacaaaatatcaaacaatTGTTTATTATTCAAACTTAAAATGATCTAGAACAGATCAGTAGTAAAGAAGAATTCctatgatagttttttttagttcatTTTCATAGAAATAGCcttcaagaagaaaaaaataacaaaatgatattttattaaaaagtaaatatacatttataccctatgattaactaatttatatttattgtttaaagtTAAAGAATGATATTTTAAAGGTGGAGtttcacatttttaaaaataaaaaaaataaacattaaaatttcaaaatataaatgggTTTTTTTTATGACTATTTtgatgacaaaaacttaaaaaatttattgaaagaATTGCCCAATTATAAAAGTAAtatactataaaaaaaattagagttgGTTATCTGAGAAATGCAAGAGATGTTGAAAGAATTGAAGTGTTTTCTATGCCTACCAAGTTTATTTAACTCTATGGAGAAACTACGACATCTATGATCCATTGAAAATATGCTCTATAATCTTGGAACTAGTGAGTGCTGAAGCATACATCtcataatatatatgaatttttctatttactaaGGGCATagcccccgcgcaagcgcggagccGGATACATTGAAGAGTTGTGTAGTGTTGTGTATGGGTtgttgtcatttttttttaacttttgattTTCCGTGTTGTTTATTATGGTGATGAATGGAACATCGGATATCACACAGTTTGATTAAGGTGATATAAGAATGACCGGCGAATTCATATTTgttgatattttattattttatcttcttAATGATTTGATGGACATTAACATTATTAGCGCTTCCATGTTCAAAAGCTGAAATTTAAGGGATTGGTTAGTGTTTACTTAGATAGTTGTtcgtatataaatcaaatagcgtaaaaaaaaatataatattcggatttaaaaatttaacaatttatacgaacaataaattaatttttttattttatccaaaattaacttcaaaaatatagaattgtagtatactgttttttttattaaattaataactctagaaatttataaaattatataattacaaaattatttatttttatagtttttattgaACTTTGTTGAAAATGATTTGtgatagacaaaaaaaaatcatgttgaAATGAAGCCATGAATTACAATATGATGTGGACAATGAGTGAAGACGTTATTAGTCACATATTCTAAACAGAAGGttacatatttttaagtatatataCTGAAATAACTTTTCATGATCAAGAATCAAAGTAGAAAGCCCATGAATTCGCCATGTCTAAGATAAAAAACGATTTGTTTCAAAGCTAAGAATATGGTAATGAATTAATGAGTTGGTGCGAGGGTCATGATGTTCATACCTTCTCATCTTAAAGTAAGAGGATGATACCCATGATGTTACGTGAATCTCAGAAACGGAGATGACGACCACTAATCTCCTTTGAAATTTGGCAAGGGCGAATATCGTCAAATCGCATCGGTCAGAAATAGCATCACCGCATCGGTAATCATTTTAGAACAATGAGATAATAACATCAACGTGGAGATGGACAGAATGAGACAACCAGATGTTGGTATCTCTTTTGGGGGCTCgttttttatagtggttcatctGATTTTGGTTATGATCGCTTGAGATTTTGACGTAATCAGTATATAAGAAATCAAGAGAGATGGGAGACGATGAGTTGAGTGAAAAAAGGCATATTGAGAAGACAACAAACAACTATAAAGACTAAGTGGTAAACCAAAATAGAAAAGAGTATTGTTtcaaacgttaaaaaaaaagacagatcATGCATAAGTTTGCAGAAACTCTAAAAACTGACGACAACTAACAATTTACACCTGACAACAACAGACCGGCAAACACTCAGCATGAAACACTTCAGTCTTGATGAGGAAAACTGAAGGAGATAGCACAAGTTTCCAAGGATGGATCCTACTTGCCCCCAAGAGATGGGAACTGAGCAGTATCTCCAATGGCAGGCGCAGCTTCACTACGGTAACCATCAAATCCACCACCAGAAGCACCTTCCCCGTCACGACCACCACGTCCCCTTCCACGACCACCACGACCTCCTCCTCGGTAGTAGTTCTCACCCTCACCTGGTTTCAAAAACTTGTTGATGTTCACAACCTGTAAACCACAGAACACATCCATAAGCAAACTTATTGACTTTTACAAACTCTTTCATTCAGACAACAATGTAAACCTTCTTAGCCTTCTCTTCTTTGTCATCTTTGCGTTTGTCCTTATCAGAACCCTGGGAGATAGATCAAATGCAAGGTTCAGAACCGGTTAAGAGTGTTTCTAGTCGACAAGACAGAGAGGTAATATGTCTTACCAACTTGATGAAGATTTCATCGAGACTTCTTCTTGTTTGAGAGTTTTTGCATTGATTCAAACACTTTAGTATCAACTTTCCTTTCAGAGGTGTTCTGAGACTGAAGGGCTTTTCTCTTCTCCTCAAGTATTTTTCTCATACTCATCCAAAGTCATTTCCTACCAAACCACAAGCCAATAAGCATTGAAggataataaagaaaaaagccGAGACAAGAGTAAGTTCAGTTccatgtcctaatctagcaacctaacatCTCTCTTAACTCATCTGCTTACCTTATCTTCAGACTCTTTCTGCTCCTCCACTTCAGCAGTGTTCTCCTTGTTAGCATCAGCAGCAACCTCATCACCAGCAGGCTTCTCAGTCTCAACACCAGCAACTTCTTCAATCTCCCTAAAATAGACACCAGAGCTTCTTTTTTAATCCAATTTCACAATCACTACTATGAGATAAAACATCAGAAAATGCTTACACAACAACAACTTCTTCTCCTGGTGTTCCCCAATTTCCACAACCAGCTTCTTCGCTTTTGATGTCACCCCCTCACCAAAACTTAAAGCTTAACCTTAAAAGATtaatgcaacaacaacaacaaaaattgaATGAGGTTAGGAGAGACTCTCTGCCAGTTCCACTATGACGCTCGAATGTCCTTCGAGGACGTTCACCGTCACCAGCTTCACCACGTCGATCACCACCACGACGAGCACCGCCACATACACTACGTTTCTCATAGAGAGGCTTTGAAACGCCTGCTTCCTCAGAGGGCTTACTGTTACGATCACCGCCTCTAAAATCAAGGTTGTAACCACCACGACCACGGCTAAATCCACCGTCTCCACCACCACGTCCACCGCCACGTGGAGCATCACTCCTAGCCTCTCTCACTAATCAAcatcattaaaaaaacaatcagaCACCACGAATGGAATCAAATAGACACGAAAGTTTAATAACTTGTTAATCGTGTTAAGCGAATCTCACCAGGTTGAGCAAGCTGCCTCGACGGAGCAGATGACTTAGCAGAGACGGCGGAAACAGGTGCAGGTTTCTTAGGTTTATCTGCAGCGATGGAAACGGCGATCTGGCTCGGATCCTCAGCGCCGTCATCCAACAGATCAAAAGGGTTCAAAGTTGCCATATCTTCAAATCAATCGAATTGATTACAACCCTTGttttttttcctaaccaaaattATCACACAGACAGAACACAACTGATTACATCAGTTGGTGAGATAAATCTGTAATTGCAGCGAAGGTGTAACGTTTCATATTTGGAGGGTTTTTGCGAGGAGACGTACATGAACCTTATCAACACCTAAATTTACTACTGAAATAAATCGGTTGAGATTCaataaacaattagatttagttttgtgTATCGGCTTCAGGATAGATCTCCATCACAGCCACATCAGTTTTGTGTATCGGCTTCATGATAGATCTCCATTACGGGCTCGCCGAGGAAGACCCCGCCGGTTCGCCTAagctataaaaaaaatcaaaaattagattcgaaacaaaaaaaaaactcagattcGGACAATAACTAACGTACAGATTCAATAGCGGCATCGATCTTAGCCTTAGATCGCTTGGTAGAGCGTAGAGACGATGAAGACACAGTtcaggagatgaagaagaagaacagaaaCGCTTGGAAGCGAAGAGCTACGTCTCGTCTCAACCATATCTCAGGAAATCTAAAATATCAGAGAGACTTTATGTAAATGTGGGACCCACAAACATAAAGGAGTTGCTGACGTGTCACAAAGATTCAAGACCCTCAGAAGATGCCGAGGGGCAAgagcttccgaccttcataaatatatattaggttcgaccatcaatgtacaaaggtatcagttagcttagtggtataaatgttggtgtttatatctcaataacccgggtttgAGCCATGGgtttgacactttttcacactttttaaaagtggggtcCACAAAACGAtgacgtggcgcgctgaggagtgagcaaaaactgatctattataatatagattagtgCAGCTTAGCTTCTATGTTTAGTTTCTAGCACCCAAGAATTAAGTTTCTCGTGTttcgaaaaaagaaaaaaattgagtttCTCTAGCCAAGTCTAACCAACCATATCTACTAAATAATGAATCATGTTGCCAAGATCCATCGACAAGAAAAATGTTTCATAAGCATAACAGTCTCACTTAACACACGTATGAAGTTCTCCAAAATTTGCTTCATGTCAAGCATGACATTTTCCCTCTACGTGTCGGATAATTTCTGGGCGATCTATATTAATCCTTTtgaaaagcttattatatatgtCGCGTTTTCAAATAGACCAAATTATACAAGCATAAGGATCATGATCTTCCTAACGCACTTTAAATTATACAAGCATAAGATTCAAGAATTAAACTTAAAGGTTCATTAGCTCTTTCGACATGAGGTAATGACGTTTTTATGAGTTCAGCATGTACACATATTTCGCATTTTtctacttattttttatttattttgggattagatttggattcattaattttttttattgatttatagtTAACATGGCGTAATCGTTCATGCTATATATTAACTCAACCAAATATGTAACTAGTTTCTTCTTATTCCTTGAAATTTATGGAGTTATAACTTTCGGATGGACTGTCATTATATTCATTTTGACGAGTCAATCCTTAACATACCCTTTACCCAAGTAAGCCCCATTCTTTCGAATCACGAGTTTGTCAGCTTCAAGAGTCATGGCAAATCCATTCTTACTGAAAAAGGTTCCCGAAACAAAGTTCTTCCTCATGTTAGGCACGTGCTTCACGTTCTCTACAGTGACTTCAAGTCTATATGACATCTTCAAAATCTCCTTACTGTggccttcaatcttggagacttTAGTGTTCCCCATGAACAACTTCTCTTCAATTTTTCTCCTTTGATAAGTGATAAACATCGAcctatcggtgcaaatgtgggtggCATCTCATGTGTTGTACCACCATTCCTTAGGGTTGCTTTCAACCATATTGACATCAGTTACCACTGCGCAAAGGTCTTCCTCAGTGAGGTTGACTAGAGCCTTATAATTTTTGAGCTTGTTGCGGCATACATCAGACTTGTGTCCATTTTCGTGCAATAGTGACACTTCTCTTTGAACTTTTCCACAGTTGCTTCAACGGCTGTCTTCTTGAAGTTTGTTCCATAAGCTCTTAAGGGTGCAACCGTTTTGGAAAGGTTAACAGGAGagttcatattttttttcctttgcctTTCAACTCGGTCATGCTGATATTATGCTATTTAATGATGAGCTTGTCTGCATTTTGGTTCCTTtattccatctgaagcctcatgatgaCTTCTTCAAAACTTATTGGttttttcttgtgtttcagGTAGTTCTTGAAAGTCAGCCATGTTAGAGGGAGCTTCTCGATGAAGCAAAGAGTCACGAATATCTCACAGATGGATATTCTTTCAACAAAAATTAATGGCACAAAAGTTCCAAAGCTTCAACttgatccatgatgggttttgaacCCACCATTTTGAAGTTAAGAAACTTCACAACTGGAAACTTTTTGCATCCTTCATCCTCACCTCTATAATTCTTGTCCAAGGATCTTTGTAGATCTTTTGCCATGGGAATATCACTGTAGACTCAGTACAATGGATCAATTGAAAGACCCAAAATCCATCTGTTGCATAGGAAGTCAGATTGCGCCCATATCTCCACAATACCAAGAGTGTGTACATCATAAATCTCGTGAGGCACAAGGGCTTGCCTTTCTTGATGAATTTGTCCAACCTCATTGTTGTGAGTAAGAATAACAATTTAttctgccacgttttgaagTCTTTGCCATCAAACTTTTCTGCCAGCAATCATGCAGTGACTGCATCAGGTACATTGATATGTTCAAATTAACCTTAAACTACTCTTTCAAACAAGAAGTTCAATTGTAATATTTAATGATCGAATCCACAGAAACTCTATGATTACTCAATAGATTTATTAGTTTTTGAATTAAATCTAGATGGTAATATTGAAATGCAAGAAATAAGAAATAGCAATTGTATTGTAAGTTATCACGATGGTGAAAAGGCTAAACTTTTGGAAACTCTTAGATTCTTTAGGAATGTAAACTATTTCAACTATCAGGGAATTATTAAAAACAGCTATGAACTCAAACTCAAGTTATAATCAATAAGATCTCACTGCAAGATTATCTAATGTTTAAACCAAAGACTTTTACTCTCGTATTTTAATCTGAGgagtgtgtcgatcgataccttTGGAGTACCGATCGATACCTTTGGAGTACCGATCGATACCACTTTTAAACAAGATTTAGAGCACGAGTTTGATATGTTCTCTAACCTCCTGGGTTTACTCTGATATACCTAGTTGTTTATTTCATCTAAGTTTCAATTCAGGAATAGTCCAACCTCTCACTTGTGCCAATTAACCTAGGTTCTAAGTTTAAGATGATCAATCCTAAACATAACATTAAGATCAACTAGATGAAGAATCTATTGATTTACCTAACAGTACTACAGTTTAACAATCCATAAAGAAACCCTTGATGAACCCTAAGTCTAACAATGCAATTACTCAGACATAATCATGAAGAACATAATTGAAATCTGAATAAATTGCATAGacaaatagagtaaaaaatgaaTGGAGTTTAAGATCTTCTCTGAAAGTGTTCAGATCTttttctctccaatcctaaTCTCTCTCCTCTGTAATAATAATAAGCATAGCCATCAACAATGGCTTAACAAAACATAATGTAGGTCATAAACACGTCAGGGGTCTTTTGTAAATAAGGGACAAAACTGCAATTTGGATCTTAATTAAAATTCGTCGGGACTGAATTTGGAGGAGTGTCGATCAACACACAAGTGGTGGTGTCATGTCACTCGAAACTAGTTGATATcttcgacagcttcctcttacGAGTCGGACGAACCACTCCTCGGTAAAAAGATCATAATTTTATATCTAACCGTCAGATGAATTTCAAACTGGTGGCATTGGAAATCTAACTTAAAGCTCTGTCTTGGGTCAAAAAATATGAGCTCAATCACATCTTGGAAAGGTCTCCATACAAAGCTAAACTTCTGACACGTTTGCTCAGCTCTACACCTCAAAAAGCTCTAGAATCTTCAAAGTATCCCAAAACGTAGTTGGACCTGAAAAGATTCTAAAACAAACTTCAAACACATATAATAGActctaaatagaaaatataacatGGTCTAAAagtggtaaaatccatggtatatcatacAGCCAGAAAAATTGGATT from Brassica napus cultivar Da-Ae unplaced genomic scaffold, Da-Ae ScsIHWf_129;HRSCAF=229, whole genome shotgun sequence harbors:
- the LOC125596826 gene encoding polyadenylate-binding protein 2-like; protein product: MAQVQPQGQNPNGSGTAGGTTSLYVGDLHANVTDAQLFEAFSQMGQVVTVRVCRDLATRRSLGYGYVNFATPQDAARAIQEMNYIPLNGKPVRVMYSHRDPSVRRSGAGNIFIKNLDKSIDHKALHDTFSAFGNIISCKVAVDSSGQSKGYGFVQYETEESAQKAMAQLNGMLLNDKQVYVGPFLRRQERDSTANVTKFTNVYVKNLAESTTDDDLKNTFGEFGNITSAVVMKDGDGKSKGFGFVNFDNADDAAKAVEALNGKTFNDKEWFVGRAQKKSERETELKVRYEQSLREAADKFQSSNLYVKNLDDSISDEKLKELFTPYGTVTSCKVMRDPNGISRGSGFVAFSTPEEASKAMSEMSGKMIENKPLYVAVAQRKEDRRAILQAQFSQMRPGAMPPSVGPRMQIYSPGGPGIGQQVFYGQAPPPMIPPQSGFGYQQQMVPGMRPGGGPMHNFFMPMVQHGQQRPGGRRPGGIQHSHHHQQQQVPIMQQQQQQQHPRGRMFRYSQGRGSGGPPDVPGMLPYEMPSNMPLRDPVLSQHVPIGALATSLANASPEHQRTMLGENLYPLVEQLEAESAAKVTGMLLEMDQTEVLHLLESPEALKAKVAEAMDVLRSVAAGGAAEQLASLNLNDNLVS